In the bacterium genome, AGAGTTCTCCGCGAGAATCTCTTTTGCGATGAGATGGGCCATGAATTCCAGCTCGAGTGAGAGGTGATCAGCCCTTTCCCGCCGCACGGCGTCGCGTTCCAGTCCGAAGGCGCGGTAGAAGCCCGCGATGTCAGCCAGTTCCCCGGCGCGATAGAACGAGTCCCTCGAATGGCAGTACTCGGTCTCGTTTGGTGGCGCCGTTTTGCCCAACAACAGCCCGAAGACGTTCTGGTGTTCGGTGACCAGCGCCTGCCGGGGCACCTGCAGCTCCTGGACCATGGCCCGAAGATCCAGCTCGCCCGGGAGGCGCTCAATCGGCGCAAGCTCCATCTGCTCGGGAGCTTCCGAGCGGAGCAGATCGGCAGCGGCTGTCGC is a window encoding:
- a CDS encoding molecular chaperone TorD family protein translates to MASQPFTEKIVDGTVEMARGHLYTFLASTLADPSGEPFDVAVDPKRQAVATAAADLLRSEAPEQMELAPIERLPGELDLRAMVQELQVPRQALVTEHQNVFGLLLGKTAPPNETEYCHSRDSFYRAGELADIAGFYRAFGLERDAVRRERADHLSLELEFMAHLIAKEILAENS